The following are encoded together in the Pradoshia eiseniae genome:
- the katA gene encoding catalase KatA — MTKKLTTSWGAPVGDNQNSITAGRRGPTLIQDVHLLEKLAHFNRERVPERVVHAKGGGAHGYFEVTNDLTQYTKAAFLSEVGKKTPLFIRFSTVAGELGSADTLRDPRGFAVKLYTEEGNYDIVGNNTPVFFIRDAIKFPDFIHTQKRDPKTHLKNPNAVWDFWSLSPEALHQITILMSDRGIPATWRHMHGFGSHTFKWTNAEGKSVWIKYHWKTEQGVKNLSSELAAELAGTNPDYHIEDLHNAIEAGDYPSWKLCVQIMPLEDANTYRFDPFDVTKVWSQKDYPLIEVGRMVLNKNPENYFAEVEQATFSPGNLVPGVDVSPDKLLQGRLFAYADAHRYRVGANHNHLPINRPVVEVNNHQRDGQMNPTSNGGGSVYYEPNSFGGPYESKQDQQATFEVEGYAASTPYDNDDFYTQAGDLYRLLSSEERANLVNNIVAAMKGVTIPEIVERQIQHFYKADPEYGTLVAAGLGINVPEEV, encoded by the coding sequence ATGACCAAAAAACTAACAACTAGCTGGGGTGCCCCTGTTGGAGATAACCAAAACTCCATCACAGCAGGCAGACGCGGCCCAACTCTGATCCAAGATGTCCATCTATTAGAAAAATTAGCTCATTTCAACCGTGAAAGAGTACCTGAACGTGTCGTTCACGCTAAAGGCGGCGGCGCTCATGGTTACTTCGAAGTAACAAATGACCTTACACAATACACAAAAGCGGCTTTCCTATCTGAAGTCGGCAAGAAAACTCCTTTATTCATCCGTTTCTCTACTGTAGCCGGAGAATTAGGTTCTGCTGATACATTGCGTGACCCACGCGGATTTGCCGTTAAATTATACACAGAAGAAGGCAACTACGATATCGTAGGAAACAACACACCTGTATTCTTCATTCGTGATGCAATCAAATTCCCGGATTTCATACATACGCAAAAGCGTGATCCGAAAACTCACTTAAAAAATCCAAATGCCGTATGGGATTTCTGGTCCCTATCGCCTGAAGCCCTTCATCAAATTACAATCCTTATGTCTGACCGCGGTATCCCTGCAACATGGCGTCATATGCACGGATTCGGAAGCCATACATTCAAATGGACGAACGCTGAAGGCAAGAGCGTATGGATTAAGTACCACTGGAAAACTGAGCAAGGCGTCAAGAACCTTTCTTCTGAATTGGCAGCTGAGCTTGCTGGTACAAACCCTGATTATCACATCGAGGATCTTCACAATGCGATTGAAGCTGGGGATTACCCATCTTGGAAGCTTTGTGTCCAAATCATGCCATTGGAAGATGCGAACACATACCGCTTCGATCCATTCGATGTAACAAAAGTCTGGTCCCAAAAAGACTACCCACTAATTGAAGTAGGCCGCATGGTTCTTAACAAAAACCCTGAAAACTACTTCGCTGAAGTTGAACAAGCTACATTCTCCCCTGGCAACCTAGTGCCTGGTGTCGATGTATCACCAGATAAATTATTGCAAGGCCGTCTATTCGCTTATGCGGATGCCCACCGTTACCGCGTTGGCGCAAACCATAACCACCTGCCAATCAACCGTCCTGTCGTTGAAGTGAACAACCATCAGCGCGACGGTCAAATGAACCCTACTTCCAATGGCGGCGGTTCTGTATACTATGAGCCAAACAGCTTCGGCGGACCATACGAGTCCAAGCAAGACCAACAAGCTACATTTGAAGTCGAAGGCTATGCTGCAAGCACACCTTACGACAACGACGACTTCTACACTCAAGCTGGCGATCTATACCGCTTATTGAGCAGCGAAGAACGCGCGAACCTTGTTAACAACATCGTCGCTGCCATGAAGGGTGTAACAATCCCTGAAATCGTGGAACGTCAAATCCAGCACTTCTACAAAGCAGACCCTGAGTACGGCACACTTGTTGCTGCAGGTCTTGGAATCAACGTTCCTGAAGAAGTGTAA
- a CDS encoding GNAT family N-acetyltransferase has protein sequence MEFEFLDFDSIKGEEIDLHLVKTVPGNKEKNWVPAYHFNISLSGSLRPIGHIDIRIGYNENLYYGGHIGYSVNEEYRGSYYAAKSVLLLRKVAQAHKMEKLFITCNPDNIASRKTCEYIGAKLIKMVDVPKENDMYRRGEKQKCIFEWVCTKI, from the coding sequence ATGGAATTCGAATTTTTGGATTTTGATAGTATTAAAGGAGAAGAAATAGATTTACATCTTGTAAAGACAGTACCTGGAAACAAGGAAAAGAACTGGGTTCCAGCTTATCATTTCAACATTTCCTTAAGTGGTTCCCTCAGGCCAATAGGTCATATTGATATAAGAATTGGATACAATGAAAATTTATACTATGGGGGCCATATTGGTTATTCAGTTAACGAGGAATATAGAGGTAGTTACTATGCTGCAAAATCTGTATTGCTATTGAGGAAAGTTGCACAAGCTCATAAAATGGAAAAACTATTTATTACTTGTAATCCGGATAACATCGCTTCAAGAAAAACTTGTGAATATATCGGAGCCAAACTTATAAAAATGGTTGATGTCCCAAAAGAAAATGATATGTATCGACGAGGAGAAAAGCAAAAATGTATTTTTGAATGGGTGTGTACTAAAATATAA
- the mutL gene encoding DNA mismatch repair endonuclease MutL, with translation MGKIVLLDDVLSNKIAAGEVVERPSSVVKELVENSIDANSTVIEIYVEEAGLQSIRIIDNGEGMEEDDAVNAFHRHATSKIKDENDLFRIRTLGFRGEALPSIASVSKFELKTSTGEGPGTRVYLEGGKLITKESYSSRKGTDMTVSELFFNTPARLKYVKSVHTELGNITDVVNRLSLSHPDISFKLVHNDRVLLQTSGNKNPLQVLAGIYGMQTAQKMLPFEASSLDFSIKGYAGSPEMTRASRNYMTILVNGRFIKNYVIAKAIMEGYHTLLPIGRYPIVLLNIEMDPLLVDVNVHPSKMEVRFSKEQELMELIKNAIKQTFKKETLIPSGAPVKREEKPKSEQTQFTFMERSVPEQKPVVPTPPPIPSGADGFSVIYEPPETESKPIERQEPAPEISAWKDEEPEADVPLPEEPPSEGYDEVPQEAAPVKAERESRIPPLYPIGQLHGTYILAQNDQGLYMIDQHAAQERIKYEFFKEKVGEVNKELQDMLVPLTLEYSTDDFIKLEENKGELEAVGVFLEPFGQNSYIVRSHPTWFPSGMEEQIIDEMIHQVLTLKKVDIKKLREEAAIMMSCKGSIKANRHLRNDEITALLDELRHTNDPFTCPHGRPIIIHYSIYELEKMFKRVM, from the coding sequence ATGGGAAAGATAGTGCTGTTAGATGATGTATTATCGAATAAGATTGCTGCCGGGGAAGTGGTGGAGCGACCATCCTCAGTCGTGAAGGAATTAGTCGAAAACTCGATTGACGCTAACAGTACGGTCATCGAGATTTATGTTGAAGAGGCCGGCTTGCAATCAATCCGCATCATCGATAATGGCGAAGGGATGGAGGAAGACGATGCAGTCAATGCCTTCCATCGCCACGCCACAAGCAAAATCAAAGACGAGAACGACCTATTCAGAATCAGAACGTTAGGATTCAGGGGAGAGGCCCTGCCTTCCATTGCGTCTGTCTCCAAGTTCGAGCTGAAAACTTCAACAGGTGAAGGTCCTGGCACAAGGGTTTATTTAGAGGGCGGAAAGCTGATCACGAAGGAATCGTATTCAAGCCGGAAGGGTACGGATATGACCGTCAGTGAGCTGTTCTTCAATACACCGGCTCGCCTGAAATACGTCAAGAGTGTTCATACTGAGCTCGGGAATATTACGGATGTCGTGAATAGGCTCTCGCTGTCACACCCGGATATTTCCTTCAAGCTTGTTCATAATGACCGCGTCTTGCTGCAAACGTCCGGGAATAAAAATCCACTCCAAGTACTGGCGGGCATTTACGGTATGCAAACGGCCCAAAAGATGCTGCCTTTTGAAGCGTCTTCGCTCGATTTTTCGATTAAGGGCTATGCAGGATCACCAGAAATGACGAGGGCCTCACGAAATTATATGACCATCCTTGTGAATGGGCGTTTTATCAAGAATTACGTGATTGCAAAAGCAATTATGGAAGGCTATCACACCTTATTGCCGATTGGCCGTTACCCGATTGTCCTCTTGAATATTGAGATGGACCCGCTTCTTGTCGATGTCAATGTCCACCCATCAAAAATGGAGGTCCGCTTCAGCAAGGAACAGGAGCTGATGGAGCTCATCAAGAATGCCATCAAGCAAACCTTTAAGAAGGAAACGCTCATCCCGAGCGGGGCACCTGTCAAACGGGAGGAGAAGCCGAAATCCGAGCAAACGCAATTCACCTTTATGGAAAGGTCTGTGCCGGAGCAAAAGCCGGTCGTCCCGACTCCGCCGCCAATTCCATCAGGTGCCGATGGATTCTCCGTCATTTATGAGCCTCCTGAGACGGAATCGAAGCCGATTGAACGTCAAGAACCGGCACCTGAAATATCGGCATGGAAGGATGAGGAGCCTGAAGCGGATGTGCCTTTACCGGAGGAGCCGCCTTCTGAAGGGTATGATGAAGTGCCCCAAGAAGCAGCGCCGGTAAAAGCCGAGCGGGAAAGCCGGATTCCGCCGCTTTACCCGATAGGCCAGCTGCACGGCACATACATCCTTGCCCAAAATGACCAAGGATTGTATATGATTGACCAGCATGCCGCCCAGGAGCGGATTAAATATGAATTCTTTAAGGAAAAGGTCGGAGAGGTGAATAAGGAGCTGCAGGATATGCTTGTTCCGCTCACGCTTGAATATTCGACCGATGACTTCATCAAGCTGGAGGAGAATAAAGGGGAATTGGAAGCGGTCGGCGTGTTCCTGGAGCCATTCGGCCAAAACAGCTATATCGTCCGCTCTCACCCGACCTGGTTCCCATCCGGGATGGAGGAACAAATCATCGATGAAATGATTCACCAGGTGCTGACGCTCAAAAAAGTAGACATCAAAAAACTGCGTGAAGAGGCGGCCATCATGATGAGCTGTAAGGGCTCCATCAAAGCCAATCGCCATCTCCGTAATGACGAAATCACCGCCTTGCTTGATGAGCTAAGGCACACAAATGACCCATTCACATGTCCGCATGGACGTCCGATCATCATCCATTACTCCATCTATGAATTGGAAAAGATGTTTAAGAGGGTTATGTAA
- a CDS encoding GNAT family N-acetyltransferase, translating to MIQNGELLIRLMNANDYEVMVKWLNDKKVLEFYEEPPSNMDRVIKKYGPRVEGQHNVTPCIIEHKEEPIGYIQYYKIQEDEFRRYGYTTNERIYGIDQFIGESRLWGKGMGTSMILMMLNYLSINKNASRVVLEVKIGNGRAISCYKKCGFREIKDLNDAHCLMEWVNRTK from the coding sequence ATGATACAGAATGGCGAACTGCTTATTCGACTAATGAATGCGAATGATTATGAGGTAATGGTCAAGTGGCTAAATGATAAGAAGGTATTAGAATTCTATGAAGAGCCACCTTCCAATATGGATAGAGTCATAAAAAAATACGGTCCAAGAGTAGAAGGACAACATAATGTTACCCCCTGTATCATAGAACACAAAGAAGAACCAATAGGTTATATCCAATATTATAAAATTCAGGAAGATGAATTCAGAAGATATGGCTATACAACAAACGAAAGAATCTATGGGATAGATCAGTTTATTGGAGAAAGCCGATTATGGGGTAAAGGAATGGGCACCTCAATGATTCTGATGATGTTAAACTACCTGAGCATCAATAAAAATGCTTCTAGGGTTGTGTTAGAAGTGAAAATAGGTAATGGTAGAGCGATTTCATGCTATAAGAAATGTGGCTTTAGGGAAATAAAAGACTTAAACGATGCCCATTGTTTAATGGAATGGGTAAACAGGACTAAATAA
- a CDS encoding CPBP family intramembrane glutamic endopeptidase, with protein MENPEFTLTWRTIAFILAALLVFIFPKTRAKLFDFGVLKRLNTYLVIVLALLFIFISNLFIINRDISTTHNLYPRTVMLDTYELVLFIVSMTILVPIFEELLFRAPLAIWVNKFPSYLISLLISSVLFSFTHPSYLFFGFILGIAFGLVFRLTKSLIPAILTHIMWNIFTLFYFNYI; from the coding sequence TTGGAGAATCCAGAATTTACTTTAACGTGGAGAACTATTGCCTTTATCCTAGCTGCGTTGTTAGTATTTATCTTTCCAAAAACTAGAGCTAAATTGTTCGATTTTGGTGTACTAAAAAGATTAAATACATATCTAGTTATTGTATTGGCATTATTATTCATTTTTATTTCAAATTTATTTATTATTAATAGAGACATATCAACAACCCATAACCTATATCCAAGAACAGTAATGTTAGATACATACGAGTTGGTGCTATTTATAGTCAGTATGACTATTTTAGTACCCATCTTTGAAGAGTTGTTATTTAGAGCTCCCTTGGCAATTTGGGTAAATAAATTTCCAAGTTACCTCATTTCTTTATTAATCTCTTCAGTTTTATTTAGTTTTACCCACCCTTCATACCTTTTTTTCGGTTTTATATTAGGGATAGCATTCGGCTTAGTATTTAGACTTACAAAGTCTTTAATTCCCGCTATCCTAACGCATATAATGTGGAATATTTTCACTTTATTCTACTTTAATTATATTTAG
- a CDS encoding DUF3021 family protein, protein MELLLKGLYRGFIPFGIMLIISLSSKLQGLTADAKSYFYYGLIFFFLGLASVIYQMNEWSFPKQIIVHYLVMLMTVFPTLLISGFYPLNSFNDLLHVYVQFNKAGIILFTVTYLISYLFSLKTAKDNGDYL, encoded by the coding sequence ATGGAGCTGCTCTTAAAGGGGTTATATAGAGGTTTTATTCCATTCGGAATCATGTTAATCATTTCCCTATCGTCTAAATTACAAGGGTTAACGGCTGATGCCAAAAGTTATTTTTATTACGGACTGATATTCTTTTTCCTTGGATTAGCTAGTGTTATCTATCAAATGAACGAATGGAGTTTCCCTAAACAAATCATTGTTCATTATTTGGTGATGCTCATGACGGTTTTTCCGACATTGCTTATTAGTGGCTTTTACCCGTTAAATTCTTTTAATGACCTATTACATGTGTACGTCCAATTTAATAAAGCCGGGATCATCTTATTTACCGTTACATATCTTATTTCCTATCTTTTTTCACTTAAGACGGCGAAGGATAATGGGGATTATTTATGA
- a CDS encoding DUF4395 domain-containing protein — protein sequence MEENVRSIPRPLVRLNQWFIFLSVVLTWVTGFHWILAIPLLAGLMGLLFSFNPLMRIGKVFLRKAPSEYVPEEWDQQQFNQTIAVICLGGGLISFYAGWTIAAYVFTIMVAAASFVAILGFCIGCFIRFQWKRYMYKRSIGRA from the coding sequence ATGGAGGAGAATGTTCGGTCCATTCCAAGGCCGTTAGTTCGGTTGAATCAATGGTTTATTTTTTTGAGTGTCGTATTGACATGGGTGACAGGTTTTCATTGGATCTTGGCGATTCCGCTTTTGGCTGGGCTGATGGGTCTTCTGTTTAGCTTTAATCCACTCATGAGGATAGGGAAAGTATTTTTGCGCAAAGCGCCATCTGAGTATGTTCCAGAGGAATGGGATCAGCAGCAATTCAATCAAACCATCGCCGTCATATGCTTAGGCGGAGGGCTGATTAGCTTTTATGCAGGCTGGACGATTGCCGCGTATGTATTTACCATTATGGTTGCGGCAGCATCCTTTGTCGCGATTCTCGGATTTTGTATTGGATGCTTCATTCGCTTTCAATGGAAGAGATATATGTATAAACGGTCTATTGGAAGAGCGTGA
- the cotE gene encoding outer spore coat protein CotE, giving the protein MSQYRDIIAKAVVAKGRKFTKANHTVCPENGPTSILGCWIINHTYEAKKIGKKVEIAGYYDVNIWYSHCKNTKTEVKTEKVPYKDVIKLKYRDQKVYDDNEVIAKVVQQPNCIECLISPCGEKISVHVEREFLVEIIGETKLSVMIAEHASHDEESWEFDVDDDELEEINPDFLHEEESSSEHEESSSMHPRKRPVKDKRD; this is encoded by the coding sequence ATGTCACAGTATAGAGATATCATTGCAAAGGCAGTAGTGGCAAAGGGACGAAAGTTTACGAAAGCCAATCATACGGTTTGTCCTGAGAATGGCCCAACCAGCATTCTGGGCTGCTGGATCATTAATCATACGTATGAAGCAAAGAAGATCGGCAAGAAAGTAGAAATTGCAGGATACTACGATGTGAACATCTGGTATTCACATTGCAAAAACACGAAAACAGAAGTGAAAACAGAGAAGGTTCCCTATAAAGATGTGATTAAACTGAAATATAGGGATCAAAAGGTCTATGATGACAATGAAGTCATCGCAAAGGTTGTGCAGCAGCCGAATTGCATCGAATGCCTGATTTCTCCATGCGGCGAAAAAATATCTGTTCATGTTGAGCGTGAATTCCTGGTCGAAATTATCGGGGAAACGAAATTATCCGTTATGATCGCGGAGCATGCTTCACACGATGAAGAGAGCTGGGAATTTGATGTGGATGATGATGAATTGGAAGAGATCAACCCAGATTTCCTTCATGAGGAAGAATCATCCTCGGAGCACGAAGAATCCAGCAGTATGCACCCTCGAAAAAGACCAGTAAAAGATAAGAGGGACTGA
- a CDS encoding GNAT family N-acetyltransferase: MCYKLRERTEEDVKEFITWTYDGIYSFYDNNIQEEKIDGFIQSVNSEKQFSVVDENNNLIGNCEFYNVEDDGETILAVGVQMKPSLTGQGNGSNFVHTVVEQGRELLNFHHLELAVVEFNKRAIRTYEKIGFKKKGEFDNEIRGNTYNFIIMAKDWRC; this comes from the coding sequence ATGTGTTATAAGCTAAGAGAAAGAACAGAAGAAGATGTTAAGGAATTTATTACTTGGACATATGATGGTATATATTCATTTTATGATAACAATATCCAGGAAGAAAAAATCGATGGTTTTATCCAAAGTGTCAATTCAGAAAAACAATTCTCAGTGGTTGATGAAAACAACAATTTAATTGGGAATTGCGAATTTTATAATGTCGAAGATGATGGAGAAACAATATTAGCTGTGGGGGTGCAAATGAAACCATCTCTTACAGGACAGGGGAATGGTTCTAATTTTGTTCATACGGTGGTTGAACAAGGTAGAGAATTACTGAATTTTCATCATTTAGAATTAGCCGTAGTGGAGTTTAACAAACGAGCGATAAGAACGTATGAGAAGATTGGCTTTAAAAAGAAGGGGGAATTTGACAATGAAATAAGAGGAAATACATATAACTTTATTATTATGGCTAAAGATTGGAGATGTTAG
- the mutS gene encoding DNA mismatch repair protein MutS translates to MAAYTPMIQQYLRIKADYQDAFLFFRLGDFYEMFFEDAMTASKELEITLTAKNGGGDQKIPMCGVPYHSAQGYIETLVDRGYKVAICEQTEDPKAAKGVVKREVVQLITPGTMMEGKGLTDKENNYLASISEIPGGFGVGYIDLTTGENRVTHFHDFKEVLNEVSVIGSREVVVASDLGTDKEVLLKERGISTISYEADHTVKEPFRALLADVKQDGLPETLARLFNYIERTQKRSLDHIQAARHYRTEQYLKIDYFSKRNLELTETIRSKGKKGSLLWLLDETKTAMGGRRLKQWIERPLINETEIEARLSMVETFMDRFFEREELRELLHEVYDLERLTGRVSYGNVNARDLLQLKRSLQQVPAIIDVMGRLPNEAAQAIAARMDPCEEVTDILERALADNPPISIKEGGIIREGYNEDLDRYRDASKNGKTWIAQLEQRERERTGIRSLKIGYNRVFGYYIEITKANLHLLNDDRYDRKQTLANAERYITPELKEKETIILEAEEKSTGLEYDLFVELRDHIKEYIPRLQQLAQEISELDCLQCFSTISERQHYVRPTFSHDKTMIIENGRHPVVEKVLRTQEYVPNDCRMDKTNEILLITGPNMAGKSTYMRQIALTSIMAQIGCFVPADKAVLPIFDQVFTRIGAADDLISGQSTFMVEMLEANHAITNATERSLLLFDEIGRGTSTYDGMALAQSIIEYIHNDIGAATLFSTHYHEMTVLADKLDKLKNVHVRAVEQNGKVIFLHKVVDGPADRSYGIHVAELAEMPRAVIKRAKEILTVLEEGKKKVPEVKEAEAPKEEAAELAQLSFFGETEEKDTKKALKGKELKALEELKSLSILEMTPLEALNALYALQKKVK, encoded by the coding sequence GTGGCAGCATACACGCCTATGATACAGCAATATTTGCGAATTAAAGCCGATTACCAGGACGCGTTTTTGTTCTTCCGTCTTGGTGATTTTTATGAAATGTTTTTTGAGGATGCCATGACAGCCTCTAAGGAACTTGAAATTACCCTCACCGCCAAAAATGGGGGAGGGGACCAAAAAATACCGATGTGCGGCGTTCCGTACCATTCCGCTCAAGGGTATATCGAAACCCTTGTCGACCGCGGCTATAAGGTCGCCATTTGTGAGCAAACGGAAGACCCGAAGGCAGCGAAGGGCGTCGTGAAACGTGAGGTTGTGCAGCTGATTACTCCTGGGACGATGATGGAGGGAAAAGGGCTGACAGATAAAGAAAATAATTACCTGGCCTCGATTTCCGAGATTCCCGGAGGATTCGGTGTCGGCTACATTGATCTGACAACAGGAGAGAACCGCGTCACGCATTTCCATGACTTCAAGGAAGTACTGAATGAGGTGTCTGTCATTGGATCGCGCGAGGTCGTTGTCGCATCGGATTTAGGAACTGATAAGGAAGTACTGTTGAAGGAGCGCGGTATTTCCACGATTTCCTATGAGGCGGATCATACGGTGAAGGAACCGTTCAGGGCGCTCTTGGCGGACGTTAAGCAGGATGGCTTGCCTGAAACGCTAGCCCGTCTCTTCAATTATATAGAAAGAACACAAAAGCGCAGCCTAGACCATATCCAGGCGGCACGGCATTATCGGACCGAGCAATACTTGAAGATTGACTACTTCTCTAAACGAAACCTGGAATTAACCGAAACGATCCGTTCTAAAGGGAAAAAGGGTTCGCTTCTCTGGCTTCTGGATGAAACGAAAACCGCCATGGGCGGAAGAAGGCTGAAGCAATGGATCGAGCGCCCGCTTATTAACGAGACAGAAATTGAGGCGCGCCTATCCATGGTAGAGACCTTCATGGACCGATTCTTCGAGCGCGAGGAGCTGCGTGAGCTTCTTCATGAGGTCTATGACTTAGAGCGATTGACGGGTCGAGTTTCCTATGGGAATGTGAACGCGCGTGATTTACTGCAGCTAAAGCGTTCTCTCCAGCAGGTTCCGGCAATCATTGATGTGATGGGCCGCTTGCCGAATGAAGCAGCACAAGCCATCGCGGCCAGAATGGATCCTTGCGAAGAAGTAACTGACATCCTTGAGCGCGCGCTTGCCGATAATCCGCCAATCTCCATTAAAGAAGGCGGCATTATCCGTGAAGGCTATAACGAAGACCTTGATCGTTATCGAGACGCCTCAAAGAACGGGAAGACTTGGATTGCCCAGCTCGAACAGCGCGAGCGCGAACGGACAGGCATTCGCTCCCTGAAGATTGGGTATAACCGGGTGTTTGGCTACTATATCGAAATCACCAAAGCGAATCTCCACCTGCTCAATGATGACCGCTATGACCGTAAGCAAACGCTGGCGAATGCAGAGCGGTATATCACGCCTGAGCTGAAGGAGAAGGAAACGATAATCCTAGAGGCAGAAGAGAAGAGCACGGGCTTAGAGTACGATCTATTCGTTGAACTGCGTGACCACATTAAGGAATATATCCCGCGCCTGCAGCAGCTGGCACAGGAAATCTCAGAGCTCGATTGCCTGCAATGCTTCTCCACCATCAGTGAACGCCAGCATTATGTGCGGCCAACCTTCTCGCATGATAAGACGATGATCATCGAGAATGGCCGTCATCCAGTAGTCGAGAAGGTGCTGCGCACGCAGGAATATGTGCCAAATGATTGCAGGATGGACAAAACGAATGAAATCCTCCTCATTACCGGTCCAAATATGGCAGGTAAGAGTACGTATATGCGCCAGATTGCCTTAACCTCGATTATGGCTCAAATTGGCTGCTTCGTCCCGGCGGATAAAGCCGTGCTGCCTATTTTTGACCAGGTGTTCACCCGTATCGGGGCAGCGGATGATTTGATTTCCGGCCAAAGTACTTTTATGGTAGAGATGCTTGAAGCCAATCATGCGATTACGAATGCGACAGAGCGCAGCCTTCTTTTATTTGACGAGATTGGGCGCGGTACATCCACCTACGACGGGATGGCGCTCGCTCAGTCTATCATTGAATATATTCATAATGATATCGGGGCGGCCACCCTCTTCTCGACGCATTACCATGAGATGACGGTCCTTGCCGATAAACTGGACAAGCTGAAGAATGTTCACGTCCGAGCGGTAGAGCAAAACGGAAAGGTCATCTTCCTGCACAAGGTTGTCGATGGCCCGGCTGACCGAAGCTACGGGATCCATGTCGCGGAGCTGGCAGAAATGCCGCGAGCTGTCATCAAGCGCGCGAAGGAAATTTTGACGGTCTTGGAAGAAGGAAAGAAGAAGGTGCCTGAGGTAAAAGAGGCAGAAGCACCGAAGGAGGAAGCGGCTGAACTAGCGCAGTTATCCTTCTTTGGCGAAACAGAGGAAAAAGATACGAAGAAAGCGTTAAAAGGAAAAGAACTGAAGGCACTAGAGGAGCTGAAATCATTATCCATCTTGGAAATGACGCCGCTTGAGGCGCTGAATGCTCTCTATGCGCTGCAGAAGAAAGTGAAATAA